The Thermus oshimai DSM 12092 sequence CGCCGAGTCCTTGCGCCCGGGGGACCTGGTCTTCTTCAGCTTTGGGGGAAAGGATATAGACCACGTGGGCCTCTACCTGGGCCGGGGGGTCTTCGCCCACGCCAGCAGCTACGGGAGCCGGGTGGTGATCGAGAGCCTCGAGGCTCCCTTCTACCAGAAGGCCTACCGGGGTGCCCGGCGGGTGGTGCAGGAGGCCTTGAGATAGGCTGCGCCGGGGTTCAGGGCCAGTCCTTCATCTCCCCTCGGGCCTTCCTCAAGGCGGTGAGGAGGGCCTCCCCTGGGCTTCCTTCCCCTCGGAAGGCTTCGGTTTCCCGCTCCAGCCAGGCCTCCCCCTTGCGGAAGAGCACGGCCCGGGCTTCCCCCAGGGCCTCCGCCAGCAGGGCGCCCAGGGAGTAGAAGGGGGCCCCGGGAGGTAGGTCCGGGTCCAGGCCCTGCCGGGCCAGGGCCCGGCCGTAGGAAGTCTCCCTTTCCTCCATGGTTCCCCCTTGGGCGAAGTACCGCCTCAGGACCCTTCCCCAGTCCCCCACCCGGCTGTAGGGGGCCATGGCCTGGAAGGCGGCCTCGAGGTCCTCCGGGCTGTAGGGCCGGTACCGGTTTTCGTGCACCACCAGGCTCCTGGGAAGCCGGGGCCTGGGGGGGCCTTCCTCATCCGGAACGCCCACCGCCAGGCCCACCGCGGGGATGACCCCTCTGGGAAGCTCCAGGAGGTTGATGAGCTCCTCCACCCCGTTCAGCACCCCTCCGATGAAGCAGACCCCGTAGCCCAGGGCCTCGGCGGTAAGGGCCAGGTAGCTGGCGGCAAGCCCTGCATCCAAGAGGGCAAAGTGCAAGGCGGTTCTGGGCCAGAAGGCCATCCTTTCCCCCCGGTGGGCGAGAAGCCTTTCCAAGCGATGGACGTCCGCCAGGAAAACGAAGAACTCCGCTGCCTGGCGGATGTGCTCCTGGTTACCGGAAAGCTGGGCCACCTTGTCCCTGAGCCCGGGGTCCGTGACCCGGATGGCGCTATACAGCTGGGCGCTGGC is a genomic window containing:
- a CDS encoding nitroreductase family protein, whose amino-acid sequence is MPLDLSPILAQRRSVRRFKPMPIPEGDLEKLLFALQRAPTDASAQLYSAIRVTDPGLRDKVAQLSGNQEHIRQAAEFFVFLADVHRLERLLAHRGERMAFWPRTALHFALLDAGLAASYLALTAEALGYGVCFIGGVLNGVEELINLLELPRGVIPAVGLAVGVPDEEGPPRPRLPRSLVVHENRYRPYSPEDLEAAFQAMAPYSRVGDWGRVLRRYFAQGGTMEERETSYGRALARQGLDPDLPPGAPFYSLGALLAEALGEARAVLFRKGEAWLERETEAFRGEGSPGEALLTALRKARGEMKDWP